From a single Rutidosis leptorrhynchoides isolate AG116_Rl617_1_P2 chromosome 5, CSIRO_AGI_Rlap_v1, whole genome shotgun sequence genomic region:
- the LOC139846697 gene encoding uncharacterized protein At2g33490-like, translating into MKSSLGKLGRRLSMQKSEVKETRDHQPSAHIDELAQASKHMQDMRNCYDGLLSAAAATANSIYEFSESLSEMGSCLLGKTAADADTESGKVLSTLGNMQLELQKIADTYRSYVIVTITNPSESLLSELRKVEEMKLQCDEKREVYEDMVAQHREKGKFKNGKVESSIAQKLQEAQDEYDEVTRLCVFRVKSLKEGQCRSLITQGARHHAAQLKFFREGLKALEAVEPFIRNAAEKHRIDYQLSELPNRESREGEPMSGYESTDDGELSFDYNKQKKQGLDDDGTSTYPMELDQADVPYPRASNLEDSMISQNKPKGEQHYGRQTRVSSYSAPLFPEKMDTSEKPKETQTARKFYSYVLPPPVIDTRTPISKPPSSISHSNSFHNLQHPLTVDPEKHPKRVTDTNTSTSTSISKLQSTINPIQLPAPTARSSFSQRDNNNYNKTDSKAAKRQSFSGPLPPSKQFSFKLTSNTSGPISGPITSTELPQPPSRGPVSQPNLSSNVSRSVSPPPISSPKISELHELPRPPTFSKPVAISGGLIGHSAPSLSKTREISPPNKRATLASICASPLPLPPSVPKNLSIPSINSET; encoded by the exons ATGAAGTCGTCCTTAGGAAAATTAGGGCGCAGATTGTCGATGCAGAAGAGTGAGGTGAAGGAGACGAGAGATCATCAGCCTTCTGCTCATATTGATGAACTTGCTCAAGCTTCTAAG caTATGCAAGATATGAGAAACTGCTACGATGGCTTACTATCTGCAGCTGCAGCAACGGCTAATAGCATATATG AATTTTCAGAGTCACTAAGTGAAATGGGAAGCTGTCTGCTGGGGAAAACAGCTGCTGATGCTGATACTGAGAGTG GAAAAGTACTATCAACTTTGGGGAATATGCAATTGGAACTTCAGAAAATTGCTGATACTTAT cGTTCTTATGTGATTGTAACGATTACCAACCCATCTGAATCTCTCCTCAGTGAGCTACGTAAAGTTGAG GAGATGAAACTTCAATGTGATGAAAAAAG AGAGGTGTATGAGGACATGGTGGCACAACATAGAGAAAAGGGAAAATTTAAAAATGGTAAAGTTGAAAGTTCAATTGCACAAAAACTACAAGAAGCTCAAGATGAATATGATGAAGTGACAAGATTATGTGTGTTTCGTGTGAAATCACTCAAGGAGGGACAATGTCGCAGTCTTATAACGCAGGGTGCTCGCCATCATGCTGCACAG TTAAAATTCTTCCGCGAGGGGCTAAAAGCGCTTGAAGCAGTTGAGCCATTTATACGAAATGCTGCAGAAAAGCATCGAATTGACTATCAACTTAGTGAACTACCCAATCGAGAGTCACGTGAAGGTGAGCCTATGAGTGGCTATGAAAGTACCGATGATGGAGAATTGAGTTTTGATTATAATAAACAAAAGAAACAAGGGCTTGATGATGATGGCACCTCAACATATCCAATGGAG tTGGACCAGGCAGATGTGCCATATCCCCGAGCTTCAAATCTGGAAGATTCAATG ATAAGTCAGAATAAACCTAAAGGAGAGCAGCATTATGGTAGGCAAACTAGAGTGAGCAGCTATTCGGCCCCACTTTTTCCCGAAAAGATGGATACATCTGAAAAGCCCAAAGAAACACAAACCGCACGAAAGTTTTACTCTTACGTATTACCTCCCCCCGTTATCGATACCCGAACTCCAATTTCAAAACCTCCTTCATCCATTTCTCATTCCAATTCATTTCATAATTTACAACACCCGTTGACCGTTGACCCTGAAAAGCATCCAAAACGTGTTACCGACACTAACACATCAACATCTACTTCAATCTCAAAACTACAATCAACAATAAACCCAATTCAGTTACCCGCTCCAACCGCACGATCCTCATTCTCACaacgtgataataataattataacaaaaccGATAGTAAAGCAGCCAAACGACAATCTTTTTCTGGCCCATTACCGCCAAGCAAACAattctcttttaaacttacatctaATACTAGCGGGCCTATTAGCGGGCCCATTACGTCTACCGAACTTCCTCAACCGCCTTCTCGTGGGCCCGTTTCTCAACCGAATTTATCGTCAAACGTGTCCCGTAGTGTTTCACCGCCTCCTATATCTTCACCTAAGATAAGTGAGCTTCATGAGCTTCCTAGGCCACCTACGTTTTCGAAACCCGTTGCTATTTCTGGCGGTTTGATCGGACATTCAGCACCATCGTTATCCAAAACCCGAGAGATTTCTCCACCGAATAAACGGGCTACGCTCGCATCAATCTGTGCGTCTCCTCTTCCGCTTCCGCCTTCAGTTCCCAAAAATCTTTCTATACCTTCGATTAACAGTGAGACCTAA